CACAACTGATGAAACATTGAAAATCGCTAGATTATCATATTGGTTTCATTTGTATATTGGTTTCATTTGTCTCGCTAAAAATAAATGcctcaaaaatatttaaaaaaaaaattgacggcTTATGTCgcttataaaaaatgaatgaataaaaagtattttaatttttttgaaaatattttgacataaattgttgtcgataataaaaatattttctattgactaactttttcaagtaatataaatgatcatttttaggaaaatatttttcaaatcattttttttttttgcgaaataaaggGAGCCATGATGTAGTTTTCAACTCTGtcaatatgattaaaaaaagttttggcatATTTGTATATCTACTCACGGGATACTCCGTGTGTATATAATCCATCTGTATAAAATATCATCATTTGCATTTAGAAAGCTATATTCTTTGGAAGAAATTTGTATAGTTTGAGAAGGAGTTttgattgataaaaaaaaagaagctactTTAACTGATATATCCTTAGCAAGGCCATACATAACAGTGAAATCACACTTGAAATTATTTGCCCTATAGATATGAATATTGTAATTcataataataattgaatttttttctgcattttcatgaaaatcttACTTAATATTCAATATCAACAAAATGGATTTGTGTGTTATctcattttatatataaaaaagcaACTTGATCATATTCATATCAATTGACTTGGGGAGTAAATGGGATTTGATACCCTGTTAGTCCTAATCAGAAACGATGGATACTAGCACTATGTGTAATGATTCGTGTAGTGCTGTAGTTAAAGCGTTAAGTATTCCGCTTGAAGAGTACGTTTCGAATACCAATAGgcataaaatgaaagaataaaaaattaagtattATATATTGACGTGGAGCGtaaaatgcatttattttcttaataatagtagtttatcatattttatccatatattgggaaaaaaaattcttacgaATAGGTCCTTTGATTGATTAGAATATATGTATGCATTCGTTCATTGAAAATGGGATCAACCCCGTTGCCATATTGGTACTTATTGGATATAGATATGCAGATAACTTTGACTGTTGGTTGGGCTGATTCAATGGCTTTATGtgaattaccaattttttttatccctcTTATCCCGTTCTTGATCCAAGAGACAAGGTAATTTTATTACATCCTTCATAACTTGTTTAGGAATAGCTAATTCATGGGACGACTAGAGTATTACAAAAAGGTCTATAATGAATCCGGGTATTTGGAGTTACGAAGGTGTGGCCAATGCACATATTATGTCTTTTGGCTTGTGCTTCTTAGTAGCTATCTAGCATTGGGTGTATTAGGATTTAGATAAACGATTAgcattcataatttttaaaattattgattttttcacAAAACGAAGGGAGAAGTCTACAAAAATGGTATGATTGGTAGGCCAATCCCGAGGTTCATCTACTCAATCACATAAGGCCGTCCCATCAATCTTGGATAAGTATAATTTACGTGGGTGCCCTGACTTATGGACAGTGTACATGCATTTGTAGccacaaattaatttgatgaatattaaaatataaagtCGATCTACTGAATACTAAGCCGCGGCGCGACACTTGTCCAGTACCTAATGAGTCGGCAGGGCCCAAAAACAAAGTTAATGTATGTCCCTTAATCACATGGGTTTGTTCCCTCGAATCGGCGTAATTTCGCTGACAGACAAAAcatcaattaatcaattaattaattaatatcatatattaaaataaattttgctcTGACATATATTGGGCACTAGCCATATGATGTCTAGATAAAACCTATGacgtttgttttccttttgggaACAGTAAACATCGTACtcctttcttgatttcttttctttaaatgaatTTGTTAAGTAGATAGAGTCAATGCTCTGCATTAAAGAGGGGGATGTAGGTAGCGCAACATGGGATGCTGTGGTCTCGCACATGTGCATCGCTTTTgtgtctttattttattttattttattttatttagcaAAGCTTTTGTGTCTTTATTGAGCCGCTGCTTATTGTTATCTTTTGAGATTGGCTTGGTCCACATGATTCACGCTTATTAATTTGAGCGATGTATCGACTGTTTTGAGCCCACAAAAGCACGGTTGAACCTATTAATTTTGTTTGGACGGTTTTACAAGAAATAAGTGTTTCAAAGCACCGTTTTTTACGCAATGAATAATTGGAATACGTGCGTGCATTATGCACATGCTGGCGATGATTACGCTTATTTTTGTTATGACTATCGaactcatcttttcttgaaAATACTTAAAGATCGAAATCCTCAAATTTTACCATGCAAcgtgaacaaaagaaaaattgaagggataatgacataaatggtatttaaattttgaccaaatGTGCAATGTTATTCCTACATttgtaatttgtttaatgttgtttttggacttttgatatatgttgaCGGTTGTccttgaactatatgaaaatatttaatgttaacattctattaattaaaaatcaacgACGATATCGAAAATTTACATAAAGTTgggggattaaattgaatatgtactaaaagttCATGATTCAcactaaatatattaaaaaattcataaattatattacAATTTGAGCTAAAATtaaaggaccaaattgaataaagtaaaaattcaaGCACCACATTGCGTATTGTGTTAAAGTCCATAAATCATTTACatcattttttccaaaattgaatgATAAGTCAGATAAGTCGAAGGATGCATATATGTATGGTCAAGTTCAAACAATTTCATGGattatattctcttttgtatataATTCTAATGTATGCATCATTCATGTTCTGTGGCCCCACTGCCTCTCCCACTAAATTGTATCACCTCCAGCAATCATCGTCTTCAACATCATTCTCAGCTCCCTCCTATAAAAGAGGAACCTTCTCACCACTTTCTCAGcccccaatctctctctctctctctctctctctctttctctctaaaaCAGCCATGGGAAGAGGTGGCAACAAGCTTACCAAACTCAAGTCTGTCCTCAAGAAGCTCAACTCCTTTGGCCACCATAACAAGCACCAGGCCATCAACTCAACTCCCTCGTTCGCCTCGTCCACTTCAAACAATTCCGACACCGACgactcttcctcctcctcctccgccgacCTCCGCCCCGTCTACGTCGGCCAGTCGCGGCGGCGGTACCTCGTGAACTCTGCTGTCGTCCGCCATCCTCTGTTCCGTGAGCTCGCCGCACGTTCTGGTAACAGTGCGCCCTTGTCCGAGGACGGCGACTCCTCGTCCCTCAACATCGCGTGCGAGGTGGTCTTGTTCGAGCACTTGCTGTGGATGCTCGAGAACGCGGAGTCGAGGCCCGAGCCACTGGATGAGTTGGTCGAGTTCTATGCTTACTGAGGGAGATGAAGATGCATGGTGATGAAAAGGATCATATTGTAATTATGTTCTCTCTTCTAATGTTAATTACGATGATAAACGCCTCCCATTTATGTGTTTTCCCCTTCTTTCTATCTCTATCTTTTGTTAATAGAAAATGTGCTTCAATGCTGTccttttattataatttatataaatactagTGTTGAGACATACGCTACGTATATACGTGATTACGGATGAGTTACATATGAAGAgaagattcgattttcaaagaAATCAAGTGATTATTTGATGGAGTGAATGTGTGACGGATGATTGTTGAAAGTACTCTAGTGTTTAATTTAACACTCTTTTCGGCATGTGAGATTGTGTGATCGTAGACCAAAACAAGGTCTCCAGAAATTGACATGATACTTTAGTTTGAGCTTGACCGAAATTCCACTAATGCTATTTCTTATCTAGTCCACGACATTAGAAGGATATTTCATTAACCGAAGATTTACGTACTTAAGGGGGGCTTCCTCCGTAAGAGAAAAACATGCTAAGCAGAGGAAAGAGACATACCTGTAATTCTATCCattaagttttgtttttcaatatttgattAACCCATGATCTTGAAATTGAACTTATGCCATGAAACTGATCTACACTATTGTTTCATCGATCATCGATTGGACTTACCTTTGATAAATACAAATTAGATTTAGATGTGTGTTGTGAATTGAACAAATATCCAATTAGTAAAGTTTACAAGATCAAGCCGATCGCATTTCTCTAATTTATAAAAGTCTATATTGAATTGAAGTCAAAACTTCCACATGATTTATGACCCATGATTCCTTTTGTTGGTCGCGTTACTCATAAATCATGTCCATGCAACATTTCAGCCCTGCAACTTAACCCTAATCCGGTGGGGAACACAAAGGGCTTGTTCGAACGTTGGCCGTCGACGGAGCCGACCCGACCGAGAACGAGAGGACAGCCACCTTTCGCGGCAATTCTTCATTTGAGGACCGCCGGCCGCTGATCgtccgccacgtcagcattgTCTTTTTCTGGGACCAGCAGctgctccaaaagaaaaagcagccCACGTCAGCtcggggagagggagagggagaccGAGACCGGCCAGCGTGGCAGCAGATCACGAGATCGGATCCTTTCGGCCTATGGTGGGCCACCCCTCTTTCGCCAGGCCCATGTTAGTCTGCGGAATTTAGTCATTGTATAATCCGATTTTTTGGACTTTCTTGCCAATAAATCAGACATGCTCCCTCGTGGGAGAGCAGTGTCATGTACCATGTTCCCTCAGGTGATGGTCACTTAACGTTCATGAATCCTAAAATTCATAATTtgcaaatcaatcaatcatgtgATGGTTGTTGAATAAGGCTACAAAGAATTTTCGGCTCGTTGCTATGTGTATTTTTGCAAAGTTGCGATCGCTAGAATCTCAATGATTTTAAGAAGTGATTGAAATAATAGTCGATGACCAATTCAACTACCAAATTTGCCTCGAAATGTCAAGCACTTTGTAGGATCTGAATGATGGGGGTAGACAAATGGTTGGAAACATCAAGAAATTTGCATCAAAGTTTATTGAATCACGACGCGCGGCTTACGTTCTTGATGCCGTGCTTCCTTGATACCGAAATTAAAACATAGACTCCTTAAAGGAGATGTTTGAAGTGCgtataaaaagtaaaaacttgGAAAGTATGGCTGGAAAGCGTTTTCAAAACAAAGACGAGCATTATTGCTGGGAAACTTATCTAATCTAATTCGATTCAAGTTCAAACTTTAGGTAAAATCTAATCTAAATCGATATATTATAAATGATCTTCCTATCTATAGAATCTGATGTCTTATTTGCTTGTTAATGATGTTTGTGTGTCATTTGTCTTGTGTATTGTCTGTGCCTTTAGTCCTTGTTTTCTATTgaaccatttattttttgtgatttgcAACTGTTTTGACTCCCTAATCTCGGTTATCCCTTGATCAATGGTTTTTCCATAGTCAATCTTTAACTTCTGTACATACTTCAAGTCAATCGCTTAAGTAGGTAAAATATTAAGGATATCGTGAAGACAATGTAGAGTCAGATCTCTCTTTAATGGAAGTCCAAGCTTAGGCGAAGAATTTTCATGCCGTAGCTTCACCTACGCTCAGTGTTTGGAACATGTCAACGCCGTCTTCCCCTTCGATTCTCTCATGCCAGCGACGCGCTTCATCTCGCAAGGAAGAGAAGCCCCAAGCGCCTAAATTACACAAGTCCTCGCTTCACCCAAGCCATATATTTCTCTAATCTTTTCATAATTTCGATAAGGCGAAATTGAAGGAGTTGGTCTTTTCGAATCATTGGAGGGAGCTCATCCAGTGAGAAACGTAGATTTTAGCTTAGGCTGattgaaccgatcatgctccaGCAATCTTATGGAAATCTTAGCTAGGATTCTCTTTTCTCTTATGCTGTtgatttattgtttttctttccaatttaaGATACTATGGTGGGTTTccgctctttttcttttgttttttttttccttctaagtTAATTGAGAAAGAGGTTTAATTTAGATTGGAGGTTATTGAAGAAATGCATGACATTCATTTCTACCGCGTACTTACACATATCAGGTGTCGTGTAATTATTGTAGGAGGGTTGGATTTCCTATGTTGAAGTTCTTCTTTAGGACGAGATCATTGAAAATTGATTattgttgttgatcttctgaAAAGATCTTTTGAATGGTTCCCAACGAACCTTGTAATGATAATTGAAGAACAATATAtctataattcatcaatgttaCAATGTTCATATTATGCCaaagaaagagcaagaagaatTGGACGAATCTCTAAACTATGGACaagattgaaaataaaaagaatgtgaATGTGAATGAAATCATATTGAAAGCCATAAAAAGCTAGAAGCATAAACATATAAAAGTAAAGTGGAGCTCTTAGGGGAGTTCACCGCAAGTCGGACACGTGGTGCTTCTAAGGAGCAACACATG
This genomic stretch from Eucalyptus grandis isolate ANBG69807.140 chromosome 3, ASM1654582v1, whole genome shotgun sequence harbors:
- the LOC104437961 gene encoding auxin-responsive protein SAUR76, whose product is MGRGGNKLTKLKSVLKKLNSFGHHNKHQAINSTPSFASSTSNNSDTDDSSSSSSADLRPVYVGQSRRRYLVNSAVVRHPLFRELAARSGNSAPLSEDGDSSSLNIACEVVLFEHLLWMLENAESRPEPLDELVEFYAY